In a single window of the Pelagibacterium sp. 26DY04 genome:
- a CDS encoding PQQ-binding-like beta-propeller repeat protein, which produces MTGELNAFNNRKGRGAMRLLLSGTALTLASLAGGAALSQEYTTEEQVARGATTYAQQCSTCHGQDIVESIAGYPDASLFYSFISSAMPANAPGSLPAQQYADIVAYLLNENGYPIGTEELPADPEILAQIDPRAIEAAPAGDDAAAEEPAAEEAPAEEPAAEEAPAEEPAAEEAPAEEAAAPAAQAVPPSIVTQVSEWEGEYTPVTDEMLLDPNPADWLQWRRTVNNWGHSPLDQINRDNVADLEPVWSWALGEAGQQEVVPIIHDGIMFVATNNNYVEALDAVTGDLIWSYTHSRPEFTGGYHNNQAMRQKNSVALYEDSVILTTVDAKLVSLNALTGQVEWEVQVNDWEKGYSFTAGPLIADGKIFTGTSGCSIVGTAGACYITAHDATNGEELWRFNTLADPNNPDVDASWNGVPPENRWGGSIWATGSYDPELDMTFFGTAIPLPYAEITRGTGDGDVLYTNATLALEADTGELVWYYQHLPRDNWDLDSPFERMIVDAEVNGETRKMVVTTPGKNGITWGLDAATGEFIWAEETIYQNVVSDIDPETGTVSLNEEVIPTEFGESFTFCPAIPGGRLWQATAYSPDSGLFYLPAANTCQTSAARKFAEAAPGTSMGLFQTFGESLAPGAEGVGALHALNAADGSDGFEVQQGPRFTSSILATGGGLIFVGDADRYIKAMNDETGEVLWQERLAAPIGGSPVTYEVDGVQYLVVASGQSNQTHAALTPGLASPRMGGNAIHVYRLPDQE; this is translated from the coding sequence GTGACTGGCGAACTCAACGCCTTTAACAACCGGAAGGGTCGTGGCGCGATGCGCCTGCTGCTCTCTGGAACCGCCTTGACGCTTGCGTCATTGGCCGGAGGAGCAGCTCTCTCTCAGGAATATACCACTGAGGAGCAGGTCGCGCGCGGTGCGACAACCTATGCCCAGCAGTGCTCCACCTGCCACGGACAGGACATAGTCGAATCGATCGCCGGTTACCCCGACGCTTCCCTGTTCTATAGCTTCATCTCGTCGGCCATGCCGGCCAATGCTCCCGGCAGCCTGCCGGCTCAGCAATACGCCGATATCGTCGCATATCTGCTGAACGAGAACGGCTACCCCATCGGCACCGAAGAGCTCCCCGCAGATCCCGAAATCCTCGCTCAGATCGACCCGCGCGCCATCGAGGCCGCCCCGGCTGGCGATGATGCGGCTGCCGAGGAACCTGCCGCTGAGGAAGCTCCGGCTGAAGAGCCTGCAGCAGAAGAAGCTCCGGCTGAAGAGCCCGCGGCCGAAGAAGCTCCGGCTGAAGAAGCCGCGGCTCCTGCTGCCCAGGCCGTGCCGCCTTCGATCGTCACCCAGGTCTCCGAGTGGGAGGGTGAATACACCCCCGTCACCGACGAGATGCTTCTTGATCCCAATCCGGCCGACTGGCTGCAGTGGCGTCGTACGGTCAACAACTGGGGCCACAGCCCGCTTGATCAGATCAACCGCGACAACGTCGCCGATCTCGAACCGGTCTGGAGCTGGGCTCTGGGCGAAGCTGGCCAGCAGGAAGTCGTGCCGATCATTCACGACGGCATCATGTTCGTTGCCACCAACAACAACTACGTCGAAGCTCTCGACGCGGTTACCGGCGACCTGATCTGGTCCTACACCCACAGCCGCCCCGAATTCACCGGCGGCTACCACAACAACCAGGCCATGCGTCAGAAGAACTCCGTTGCCCTCTATGAGGACAGCGTCATTCTGACCACGGTCGACGCCAAGCTCGTGTCGCTGAACGCCCTGACCGGTCAGGTCGAATGGGAAGTTCAGGTCAACGATTGGGAAAAGGGCTACAGCTTCACCGCCGGCCCGTTGATCGCTGATGGCAAGATCTTCACCGGCACTTCGGGCTGCTCCATCGTGGGCACCGCCGGCGCTTGCTACATCACCGCTCACGATGCCACCAACGGTGAAGAACTCTGGCGTTTCAACACGTTGGCTGATCCCAACAACCCCGACGTGGATGCAAGCTGGAACGGCGTTCCGCCTGAAAACCGCTGGGGTGGTTCCATCTGGGCCACCGGTTCGTACGATCCGGAACTGGATATGACCTTCTTCGGCACCGCGATTCCGCTCCCCTACGCGGAAATCACCCGCGGCACCGGCGACGGCGACGTGCTCTACACCAACGCCACCCTGGCTCTCGAAGCCGATACGGGCGAACTGGTGTGGTACTATCAGCACCTGCCGCGCGACAACTGGGACCTGGACTCCCCGTTCGAGCGTATGATCGTCGACGCCGAAGTGAACGGTGAAACCCGCAAGATGGTCGTCACCACTCCGGGCAAGAACGGCATCACCTGGGGCCTGGACGCCGCGACCGGCGAATTCATCTGGGCTGAAGAGACCATCTACCAGAACGTGGTGTCCGACATCGATCCGGAAACCGGCACTGTGAGCCTCAACGAAGAGGTCATCCCGACCGAATTCGGTGAGTCGTTCACCTTCTGCCCGGCCATCCCTGGTGGTCGTCTGTGGCAGGCAACCGCATACAGCCCCGATTCGGGCCTGTTCTATCTGCCGGCTGCCAACACCTGCCAGACCAGCGCTGCGCGTAAATTCGCAGAGGCTGCCCCCGGCACGTCCATGGGTCTGTTCCAGACCTTCGGCGAAAGCCTGGCTCCGGGCGCGGAAGGCGTTGGCGCTCTGCACGCGCTCAATGCCGCTGATGGTTCGGATGGCTTCGAAGTCCAGCAGGGTCCGCGCTTCACCTCCTCGATCCTGGCCACCGGTGGCGGCCTGATCTTCGTGGGTGACGCCGACCGCTACATCAAGGCGATGAACGACGAGACCGGTGAAGTGCTCTGGCAGGAACGCCTGGCTGCTCCGATCGGTGGTTCGCCGGTGACCTACGAGGTCGATGGCGTTCAGTACCTGGTCGTTGCCTCCGGTCAGTCCAACCAGACTCACGCGGCTCTGACCCCCGGCCTGGCTTCGCCGCGCATGGGTGGTAACGCGATCCACGTGTACCGTCTGCCCGACCAGGAATAA
- the pdxA gene encoding 4-hydroxythreonine-4-phosphate dehydrogenase PdxA, whose product MSDTIGITMGDPAGVGPEITVRAIAEMSEADRARTRIYGHRQTLEKALESSGLSLDLDPLVADIEIDGGVLPWGKLDARAGDAAYRFIASAVSDASADKIGCIVTAPINKEALNLAGHHYDGHTGMLAALTGQRSAFMLLASERLKVIHVSTHVSLKTAIDRATPERILATIRAGNDHLKRIGYKKPRIAVAGINPHCGENGLFGTEDDEQIVPAVEMARAEGIDVAGPISADTVYYRAYNGAFDLVVAQYHDQGHIPIKLVAFDTAVNVSLGLPIDRTSVDHGTAFDIAGTGKANHTNMNAAIAYARKLAAGRAR is encoded by the coding sequence GTGAGCGATACGATCGGCATCACAATGGGCGATCCGGCGGGCGTCGGGCCGGAAATCACCGTCAGGGCCATCGCCGAGATGAGCGAGGCCGACCGGGCGCGCACCCGCATCTACGGTCACCGCCAGACTTTGGAAAAGGCTCTCGAAAGCTCGGGCCTTTCGCTCGATCTCGATCCGCTGGTCGCTGATATCGAGATCGATGGGGGCGTTCTGCCCTGGGGCAAGCTCGATGCGCGCGCCGGCGATGCCGCTTACCGCTTCATTGCCAGCGCCGTCTCGGATGCCAGCGCCGACAAGATCGGCTGCATCGTGACAGCTCCGATCAACAAGGAAGCGCTCAACCTGGCCGGACACCACTATGACGGCCATACCGGCATGCTGGCCGCGCTGACCGGTCAGCGTTCGGCCTTCATGCTGCTGGCGTCCGAGCGGCTCAAGGTGATCCACGTCTCGACCCACGTTTCGCTCAAGACGGCGATCGACCGGGCGACGCCCGAACGCATCCTCGCCACCATCCGCGCGGGCAACGATCATCTCAAGCGGATCGGCTACAAAAAGCCGCGCATCGCAGTGGCCGGGATCAATCCCCATTGCGGCGAGAACGGCCTGTTCGGAACCGAAGATGACGAACAGATCGTCCCGGCCGTCGAGATGGCGCGAGCCGAGGGGATCGATGTGGCCGGCCCCATCTCGGCGGATACAGTCTACTACCGCGCCTATAACGGCGCCTTCGATCTGGTGGTCGCGCAATATCACGACCAGGGCCATATCCCCATAAAGCTGGTCGCCTTCGATACGGCGGTCAATGTCTCGCTCGGCCTGCCCATCGACCGCACGTCCGTCGATCACGGCACGGCCTTCGACATCGCCGGCACCGGCAAGGCCAACCACACCAACATGAACGCCGCCATAGCTTATGCGCGCAAGCTGGCAGCTGGGAGAGCACGATGA
- a CDS encoding ABC transporter substrate-binding protein, protein MTLRYLIAGALLTSTAVSPALAQDNTDITVVLSEELDLVEPCMATRSNIGRVIMQNISETLTQLDVRGDAGLMPRLAESWEDLGEGTWRFNLRPDVSFSDGTSFDAADVEHSFARVFSDQITCESARYFADTELSFEVVDDLTIDITAEPAQPILPLLMTLVTIVPSETPMEFVDEPIGTGPYVLSDRAIGQYIQLDRRDDYWGEQPEVTSARYVFRSEAAVRAAMVETGEADIAPQITELEATNPATDFSYPNSETVYLRIDSADAPTSDLRVRQALNHAIDREAFIGTLLAEGTDLAVAIVPPTTLGWNGDLVPHAFDPDLARQLLAEAEADGVDVSLPIEIIARTENFPNVAEVAEALTQMLTDVGFNATLRMVEVAEHEQYYSKPYPESEGTRLILAQHDNSRGDPVFSAAFKYHSEGTQSGIADPEVDDLIERATAATGDERSALWSELFAVVHDELYADVLLFHMVGHSRVSERLDFRPTIATNSQLQLSEIGFN, encoded by the coding sequence TTGACTCTGAGATATCTGATTGCCGGCGCTTTGCTTACGTCGACCGCCGTGAGCCCCGCGCTTGCGCAGGACAATACCGACATCACCGTGGTGCTCAGCGAGGAGCTCGATCTTGTCGAGCCCTGCATGGCGACCCGTTCCAACATCGGCCGCGTCATCATGCAGAATATCAGCGAGACGCTCACCCAGCTCGACGTGCGGGGCGATGCGGGGCTGATGCCAAGGTTGGCTGAAAGCTGGGAAGATCTCGGGGAGGGCACCTGGCGCTTCAACCTGCGCCCGGACGTCTCGTTCTCGGACGGCACGAGCTTTGATGCCGCCGACGTTGAACACTCCTTTGCGCGCGTGTTCTCCGATCAGATCACCTGCGAGAGTGCCCGCTATTTCGCCGATACCGAACTCAGCTTCGAGGTCGTCGATGACCTGACGATCGATATCACGGCCGAGCCGGCCCAGCCGATCCTGCCGCTGCTGATGACGCTGGTGACCATCGTGCCGTCGGAAACGCCGATGGAGTTTGTCGACGAACCGATCGGTACCGGACCTTACGTGCTTTCCGATCGGGCTATCGGCCAATACATCCAGCTTGACCGCCGCGACGACTATTGGGGCGAGCAGCCGGAAGTGACTTCGGCCCGCTACGTCTTCCGCAGCGAGGCTGCCGTGCGCGCCGCCATGGTGGAAACCGGGGAGGCCGATATCGCGCCCCAGATCACCGAACTGGAAGCCACTAACCCGGCGACCGACTTCAGCTATCCCAATTCCGAAACCGTCTATCTGCGGATCGATAGCGCCGACGCGCCCACCAGCGATCTTCGCGTCCGCCAGGCGCTGAACCATGCGATCGATCGCGAGGCGTTTATCGGAACGCTTTTGGCCGAAGGCACCGACCTTGCCGTGGCCATCGTTCCGCCGACCACGCTCGGCTGGAACGGCGATCTCGTGCCGCATGCCTTCGATCCCGACCTGGCGCGCCAGCTCCTGGCCGAAGCGGAGGCCGATGGGGTCGATGTGAGCTTGCCCATCGAGATCATCGCGCGGACCGAGAACTTTCCCAACGTGGCTGAAGTTGCCGAAGCGCTGACCCAGATGCTGACCGATGTCGGGTTCAACGCGACCCTGCGCATGGTGGAAGTGGCCGAGCACGAGCAGTATTACTCCAAGCCCTATCCGGAAAGCGAAGGCACGCGCCTGATCCTTGCCCAGCACGATAACAGCCGCGGTGATCCGGTGTTCTCGGCCGCCTTCAAATATCACAGCGAAGGCACCCAGTCGGGCATTGCCGATCCAGAGGTGGATGACCTGATCGAACGCGCAACGGCCGCGACCGGAGACGAGCGTTCCGCGCTCTGGTCCGAGCTCTTCGCGGTGGTCCATGACGAGCTTTATGCCGACGTGCTCCTGTTCCACATGGTCGGGCACAGCCGGGTGAGCGAACGGTTGGATTTCCGTCCCACCATTGCCACCAACTCGCAGCTCCAGCTCTCCGAGATCGGCTTCAACTAG
- a CDS encoding TIGR03862 family flavoprotein — MDKRIAIIGGGPAGLMAAEVISAAGYAVTVYEGMPTVGRKFLMAGKSGLNLTHAEPMDNFLGRFGEARGRLEPALRAFGNEQVRAWTAGLGVETFVGSSGRVFPKAMKGSPLLRSWLKRLAEQGVQILTRHRWRGFDGDGFVFETPAGDKCETFDAVVLALGGASWPRLGSDASWVPWLEERGIGVEKLRPANCGFDVKWSEHFIERFAGAPVKSVTADGQSGEFVISRHGIEGSLVYAQSARLRDALECGPAAFVIDLAPGRTLARLEQDLARQPSKASFSNRMRKGAGLDGVKAGLVREFTSEAERGEARVMARAIKALAIPLVRPRPIAEAISAAGGLRWSEVDSHLMLSRLPGVFVAGEMLDWEAPTGGYLLTACLATGRLAGAGALAHLKSAVGAPGRKGR, encoded by the coding sequence ATGGACAAACGCATAGCGATCATCGGCGGTGGACCCGCAGGGTTGATGGCTGCCGAGGTGATTTCGGCGGCTGGGTACGCCGTAACCGTCTATGAAGGGATGCCGACGGTCGGGCGCAAATTCCTGATGGCGGGAAAGTCGGGGCTCAACCTGACCCATGCGGAGCCGATGGACAATTTTCTCGGGCGGTTCGGGGAGGCGCGAGGGCGACTGGAGCCGGCCCTGAGGGCGTTTGGCAACGAGCAGGTTCGGGCCTGGACCGCAGGGTTGGGCGTTGAAACCTTCGTGGGGTCTTCCGGCCGGGTATTTCCCAAGGCGATGAAGGGCTCTCCCCTGTTGCGATCGTGGCTCAAGCGGCTGGCGGAGCAAGGCGTCCAAATTCTCACGCGCCACAGGTGGAGGGGCTTTGATGGAGATGGCTTCGTGTTCGAGACGCCGGCCGGAGACAAATGCGAAACCTTCGATGCGGTGGTCTTGGCATTAGGCGGAGCGAGTTGGCCTCGGCTGGGGTCTGATGCCAGTTGGGTGCCTTGGCTGGAGGAGCGGGGCATCGGCGTCGAAAAGCTCCGGCCGGCCAATTGTGGGTTCGACGTCAAGTGGAGCGAGCACTTTATCGAGCGGTTTGCTGGAGCGCCGGTCAAATCCGTCACCGCAGATGGCCAGAGCGGCGAGTTTGTTATTTCCCGACACGGAATTGAGGGAAGCCTTGTCTATGCCCAATCTGCCAGGTTGCGGGACGCGTTGGAGTGTGGACCGGCGGCCTTCGTGATCGATCTGGCGCCGGGGCGAACTCTCGCGCGATTGGAGCAAGATCTGGCGCGGCAGCCGTCGAAGGCAAGCTTTTCAAATCGCATGCGCAAGGGGGCCGGACTCGATGGGGTCAAGGCAGGGCTGGTGCGTGAGTTCACCAGCGAGGCAGAGCGCGGCGAGGCGAGGGTAATGGCCAGAGCGATAAAGGCGCTGGCAATTCCGCTTGTTCGGCCACGACCGATCGCCGAGGCGATTTCGGCTGCCGGGGGTCTCCGCTGGAGCGAGGTCGATTCGCACCTGATGCTTTCGCGTTTGCCCGGTGTCTTCGTGGCTGGAGAAATGCTCGATTGGGAGGCGCCGACCGGCGGCTACCTGCTCACTGCCTGCCTTGCCACCGGCCGGTTGGCCGGGGCAGGTGCTTTAGCGCATTTAAAAAGCGCGGTCGGCGCCCCAGGCAGAAAAGGGCGTTAG
- a CDS encoding exo-alpha-sialidase, translated as MSPDDIATAMTGRLTPGKSGRVEAFLPSPMVQNHAAFIERLDDGTLACLWFGGTLEGKSDISIFGSTLAPGADQWSAPIQLSDDLDRSEQNPVLAHNGRGWQLFHTAQPAGNQDECLLRARNISLTGGRLTADAPRTIDLPLGCFIRGRFVRRTDGAWMMPIFRCVSRPGQRWTGSHDTAAVGVSHDDGETWSLQEVPGSIGSVHMTIVPLDGERMVAFYRRRQSDFVHRSVSEDGGVTWSPPEPTDVPNNNSSINVVRLADGRLAMICNPVSAATSTDRRASLYDEIEEGDDRPDATGGCEPIWGVPRAPLTLCISTDEGRTFPQRRIVDDSPGTCLSNNSEDGRNKELSYPYLLEGDDGALHLAYTYFRRAIKYVRLPQGWIDGEEA; from the coding sequence ATGTCTCCGGACGATATTGCCACAGCCATGACGGGGCGGCTGACACCAGGGAAATCAGGCCGCGTGGAGGCGTTCTTGCCCTCGCCCATGGTTCAGAATCACGCCGCCTTCATCGAGCGCCTGGATGACGGGACGCTCGCCTGCCTCTGGTTCGGTGGAACGCTGGAAGGCAAATCGGATATCTCGATCTTCGGCAGCACGCTCGCGCCCGGTGCCGATCAATGGAGCGCCCCGATCCAGCTTTCCGACGACCTCGATCGTTCCGAGCAAAATCCCGTGCTCGCCCATAACGGGCGCGGCTGGCAGCTCTTCCACACCGCCCAACCCGCCGGCAATCAGGACGAATGCCTGCTGCGCGCGCGCAATATCTCGCTGACCGGCGGACGCCTGACCGCCGATGCGCCGCGCACCATCGATCTGCCGCTCGGCTGCTTCATCCGCGGGCGCTTCGTGCGCCGGACGGACGGGGCATGGATGATGCCGATCTTCCGTTGCGTTTCCCGTCCCGGCCAACGCTGGACGGGCAGCCACGACACGGCGGCCGTCGGTGTGAGCCATGACGACGGAGAAACGTGGTCGCTCCAGGAGGTGCCGGGCTCCATCGGATCGGTGCACATGACCATCGTTCCGCTCGATGGCGAGCGCATGGTCGCCTTCTATCGCCGCCGGCAGTCCGATTTCGTCCACCGTTCGGTCAGCGAAGATGGCGGGGTGACCTGGTCGCCCCCTGAGCCCACGGACGTGCCCAACAACAACTCCTCGATCAACGTGGTCCGGCTCGCCGACGGCCGCCTTGCCATGATCTGCAATCCCGTCTCGGCGGCCACCTCGACGGACCGGCGCGCCTCGCTCTACGACGAAATCGAGGAGGGCGACGACCGACCCGACGCCACCGGCGGCTGCGAGCCGATCTGGGGCGTGCCGCGCGCCCCGCTGACCCTGTGCATTTCGACCGACGAGGGCCGGACCTTCCCACAGCGCCGGATCGTCGACGACAGCCCCGGCACGTGCCTTTCCAACAATTCGGAAGACGGCCGCAACAAGGAGCTGTCCTATCCTTATCTGCTCGAAGGAGATGATGGCGCGCTTCACCTCGCCTACACCTACTTCCGGCGTGCAATCAAATATGTCCGCCTCCCCCAGGGCTGGATCGACGGAGAAGAAGCGTGA
- a CDS encoding iron-containing alcohol dehydrogenase, which translates to MTEPVLSMARPITIAQPGKLEIGAGAIARLGTFANRYDRVFVVAMGPTAPFVDRIGLNGTVETYIDLPPEPDLPSVEAVLDAARAFKPDLVIGLGGGSAMDVAKLVAVLWDSEQTISEVVGVGKVKGRRTGLVQVPTTSGTGSEAGTRALVTDPETLAKLAVESEHMLADMAVLDPELTYSVPAPVTAATGIDALAHCVEAFTNIKAHPLIDGYARLGIELVGRYLKRAVANGADVEARAGMMLASYYGGICLGPVNTAAGHALAYPLGTRLKLPHGLANAIVFPHVLAFNAPARPEKTREILARLGLPGDESTQAVLAAAHDYCRDLGVEMALARHGATADELPQWADEAHAIRRLMDNNPRVMSTEDVLSIYRAALD; encoded by the coding sequence ATGACTGAGCCCGTCCTTTCAATGGCCCGGCCGATCACCATAGCGCAGCCGGGCAAACTGGAGATCGGGGCCGGCGCGATCGCGCGGCTCGGGACCTTCGCCAACCGTTACGACCGAGTCTTCGTCGTCGCGATGGGGCCGACCGCGCCCTTTGTCGACCGGATCGGACTTAACGGAACCGTCGAGACCTATATCGACCTGCCGCCCGAGCCCGACCTGCCTTCGGTCGAGGCCGTGCTCGATGCGGCGCGGGCGTTCAAGCCCGATCTGGTGATCGGCTTGGGTGGCGGATCGGCCATGGACGTCGCCAAGCTCGTCGCCGTGCTCTGGGACAGCGAGCAGACGATCTCCGAGGTGGTCGGGGTCGGCAAGGTGAAGGGCCGCCGCACTGGTCTGGTCCAGGTTCCCACCACATCGGGCACCGGCTCGGAAGCGGGCACCCGCGCACTGGTCACCGATCCGGAAACGCTCGCCAAGCTGGCCGTGGAAAGCGAGCACATGCTGGCCGACATGGCGGTGCTCGACCCCGAGCTTACCTATTCGGTTCCTGCCCCGGTTACCGCCGCGACGGGCATCGACGCCCTGGCCCATTGCGTGGAAGCCTTCACCAACATAAAGGCGCACCCGCTTATCGATGGTTATGCAAGGCTGGGCATCGAACTTGTTGGGCGATACCTCAAGCGCGCCGTCGCCAATGGTGCAGATGTCGAGGCGCGGGCCGGCATGATGCTCGCGTCCTACTATGGTGGCATCTGCCTCGGCCCCGTCAACACCGCCGCCGGACACGCTTTGGCCTACCCGCTCGGCACGCGCCTCAAGCTGCCGCATGGCCTGGCCAACGCCATTGTCTTCCCTCACGTTCTCGCGTTCAACGCCCCTGCCCGGCCGGAAAAGACCCGCGAGATCCTCGCCCGGCTCGGCCTTCCTGGCGATGAAAGCACACAGGCCGTGCTGGCCGCCGCTCATGACTATTGCCGCGATCTCGGCGTCGAAATGGCTCTCGCCCGGCACGGAGCCACGGCCGACGAGCTACCGCAATGGGCCGACGAAGCCCACGCCATCCGACGCCTCATGGACAACAATCCCCGCGTCATGAGCACCGAGGACGTGCTTTCCATCTATCGTGCCGCTCTGGATTGA
- a CDS encoding transporter substrate-binding domain-containing protein, producing MPALPNAAFWSHAAKSTAAVLLATISATSAPAQVSQNVDTSLLESWRLSTGNVIRFCQYETSPAFEFDQAVAQAIADSLLVSAEFLTLGAAYGIGGEYAAEDLFISLTNDCDIMLGMGLGSDMYPVEFTTTRPYVGFPYVLAVADTEIESLDDIPGGQRIGALVGSYGFTALMRYRATLPQDQQWQPLPYGDTELMITRVFDDTIAGMVVYGPSLVEYQRETEIEGELFIRQLDAQIAANVNIGGLMLARNSYLRTIVDEAIGAMAEDGTIEALLAEYDLASLQPAVGGYQ from the coding sequence ATGCCTGCCCTGCCCAACGCCGCTTTCTGGTCGCACGCCGCAAAATCCACCGCCGCCGTTCTCCTGGCCACCATCTCGGCCACCAGCGCACCCGCGCAGGTCAGCCAGAATGTCGATACCTCGTTGCTTGAATCCTGGCGCCTGAGCACGGGCAACGTCATTCGCTTCTGCCAATACGAAACCTCCCCCGCCTTCGAATTCGATCAGGCCGTCGCGCAGGCCATCGCCGACAGCCTGTTGGTCAGCGCCGAATTCCTGACCTTGGGTGCCGCCTACGGCATCGGCGGCGAGTACGCCGCGGAAGATCTTTTCATTTCGCTCACCAATGACTGCGACATCATGCTTGGCATGGGGCTAGGATCGGACATGTACCCGGTCGAGTTCACCACGACCCGCCCCTATGTCGGCTTTCCCTATGTTCTTGCCGTCGCCGATACCGAGATCGAGTCGCTCGACGACATTCCGGGCGGCCAACGCATCGGCGCACTTGTTGGCTCCTATGGCTTCACGGCACTGATGCGCTATAGGGCCACCCTGCCCCAGGATCAGCAATGGCAGCCGCTGCCTTATGGCGACACAGAGCTGATGATCACCCGGGTTTTCGATGACACGATCGCCGGCATGGTCGTCTACGGGCCGAGTCTTGTGGAGTACCAGCGCGAGACCGAGATCGAAGGTGAACTGTTCATCCGGCAGCTCGACGCGCAGATCGCCGCCAACGTGAACATTGGCGGGCTGATGCTGGCCCGCAATTCCTATCTGCGGACCATCGTCGATGAAGCTATCGGTGCCATGGCGGAGGACGGCACCATCGAGGCCCTGCTTGCCGAATACGATTTGGCTTCGCTCCAGCCGGCGGTCGGCGGATACCAATAA
- a CDS encoding dihydrodipicolinate synthase family protein: MNPARDLPISGVFCAAATPILDSGEPDHPIFASHCKALLEEGCDGIALLGTTGEANSFSIAQRQALLDDLIVAGVDPRRLMPGTSQTNVADSVTLTRHAVECGVAACVVLPPFYYKGVSDEGLFRFYAELIEKVGSNDLRIVLYHIPPIAQVGLSMELVARLVEHFPGIVVGIKDSSGKLESMQGFASTFRDFSVFSGADPFMLPLLRSGGAGCITSSSNLIAHHLRLVFDNWFDPARTGEVDRAQERIDAWRNLSNAYVQLPTVKAMLARRRNHDGWTRVRPPLVELGPDEIETVWRRMEELEAIEND, translated from the coding sequence ATGAACCCTGCCCGCGACCTTCCCATCAGCGGCGTGTTCTGCGCCGCCGCCACGCCGATCCTCGATAGCGGTGAGCCCGATCACCCCATCTTTGCCAGCCACTGCAAGGCCCTGCTGGAGGAAGGCTGCGACGGCATTGCGCTGCTGGGGACCACCGGGGAGGCCAATTCGTTTTCCATTGCGCAACGGCAGGCTTTGCTCGACGATCTCATCGTCGCGGGCGTCGATCCCCGGCGCCTCATGCCGGGAACCTCGCAGACGAATGTCGCCGACAGCGTGACCCTCACCCGGCACGCCGTCGAATGCGGCGTTGCTGCCTGCGTGGTGTTGCCGCCCTTCTACTACAAGGGCGTGAGCGACGAGGGCCTGTTCCGCTTTTATGCCGAGCTCATCGAAAAGGTGGGCAGCAACGATCTGCGGATCGTCCTCTACCACATTCCACCCATCGCCCAGGTCGGGCTGTCGATGGAATTGGTTGCTCGTCTGGTCGAGCATTTCCCCGGTATCGTCGTGGGCATCAAGGACAGCTCGGGCAAGCTCGAGAGCATGCAGGGTTTTGCCAGCACCTTCCGCGATTTCTCCGTCTTCTCGGGAGCCGATCCGTTCATGCTGCCCCTGCTCCGGTCCGGTGGCGCCGGCTGCATCACGTCAAGCTCGAACCTCATCGCCCATCATCTGCGCTTGGTTTTCGACAACTGGTTCGATCCGGCCCGTACTGGCGAGGTGGATCGTGCTCAGGAGCGTATCGATGCCTGGCGCAATCTCTCCAACGCTTATGTGCAGCTTCCGACCGTCAAGGCAATGCTGGCCCGGCGACGGAACCATGACGGCTGGACGCGCGTGCGCCCGCCCCTGGTCGAACTCGGGCCGGACGAGATCGAAACGGTCTGGCGACGGATGGAAGAACTCGAGGCTATCGAAAATGACTGA